Part of the Sebastes umbrosus isolate fSebUmb1 chromosome 3, fSebUmb1.pri, whole genome shotgun sequence genome is shown below.
ACCCTGAACTCCTCCCTACTCggcgttcgccgctctctaTATTGCCCGGTTCACGATTACAAgtcatcacgaaaaaaaaattgaaattcatgtctatgtacacaagtCAATACATTAagttttgtgactatttcatgaactgctgtgcgactgggctgtatataattaatgtcatctgaagaaatagattattattttactacttttttttcctccaaaggGGGGAATGACAggaaaagtttgagaaccactggtgtaATGAAAGAATGCAACTACATGTACAgcctgtttgtatgtgtgtgtggatattaGCGGATTACAGTATGGAATTAATGGAGTTACAATGATCATTCTACAGTAATAAGAGCTTTTCCAACAGGGTGTTACAAGCAGAAAATCTGATGCTAAAATAAGCAGGTTTTTCTATGGGGATTttgtaattaaaatgttatgCATTTGCTCTCTTCCAAGCCCTGGTTTTTGCTGAGGTGAAGGGGATTAGTGAGTGCTTAATCAATGTCTGCTTTTAATATGACTTCAGACAATCATGGGAGAGAGTTTGGGTTtgtctgattattattattacagtgaagggaaaaaaaaaatctacagtgCTTCCTCAAAAGTTAGCTGCCTTCAAATATGTCTTAATTGCAATCCATCCTCTTTCTAATGTTCCATCTCACCCACAACCTCTCACAGTGCTGATGGCGTGTACGAGGTTTCCTTCTATTGCAATGCTGTGGTCTCCAACACAGGAGACATCTTCTGGCTTCCCCCGGCCATCTACAAGTCGGCCTGCGCCATCGAGGTGCAGAACTTCCCCTTCGACCAACAGAACTGCACCCTCAAGTTCCGCTCCTGGACCTACGACTACACAGAAGTGGATCTAATCCTCACGAGCGACTTTGCCAGCCGTGACGACTTCACGCCAAGCGGAGAGTGGGACATCGTCTCGCTCCCGGCGCGCAAAAACGAAGACCCCCATGACATCACCTACCTGGATATCACCTATGATTTTGTGATCAAGAGGAAGCCGCTGTTTTACACCATTAACCTGATCATCCCGTGTGTGCTGATCACGTCGCTGGCCATCCTGGTGTTCTACCTGCCGTCAGATTGCGGGGAGAAGATGACGCTGTGTATCTCAGTGCTGCTGGCACTCACTGTGTTCCTGCTGCTGATATCAAAGATAGTGCCACCCACCTCTCTCGCAGTGCCACTCATAGGTCAGTCATATTtatgtgtgtctatgtgcatCTGTATGTAGTTAGGGGTGTGAACCATTACCTACAGATGAggcgactgtggctcagaggtagagcaggtcatccAGCAATCGAAAGGTCGGTGGAAGTATCCTTGACTCATAGGTCATTCATATTTAtgtcccgaaggctgtgccgtcggggtgtgaatgagtatttagatttgATCCTGATGGAAATGGCAGCCtttgccatcagtgtatgaatgggtgtgcGAATGGGTGAATGccgacatgtagtgtaaagcgctttgagtggtcgaaagactagaaaagcgctatataagtgcaaggccatttaccatttaccattacaGATGAGTCATGTCAGATGAGAATTAAATCAATTGGAAAAACCTccaaacaaatgtaaaatatctCAAGATCTCAGCTATGCTCCAATACAATTTTAGTAAGTAACTTTTTGATTTCTTTATCGAAGACACTGTTTAAGATGTTAAGACCAGAACCAAACATAATAAACATATCCTTCAGTGAGATTTTGCTTAAAGAAACCAATATTGTTAAGCTATTATCAGTGGTGATTTTGACTGCTTTTTGGGGTGCTTAATCACCcctaaataatgttccaaagTTAGGCAAAATTTCGGTGaggggaaaactggcatggtcaatttcaaaggggtcccttgatctctgacctcaagatatgtgaatgaaaatgggttcaatctcatcttttctctctttaaggtaAATACTTGATGTTCACCATGGTGCTGGTCACTTTCGCCACTGTGACCTCGGTCTGCGTCCTCAATGTGCATCACCGCTCCCCATCCACCCACCACATGCCCGACTGGGTCAAACGCTTCTTCTTAGTCCGCCTCCCCACCTTCCTCTTCATGAGGCGTCCAGGCTCTTCCAATGTCCATGATAAACTCCGCAGGAAGTACGCCAACCGGAGTACCGTCGGGAAAAACAATTCCCAGAGCGGCACCGGCAAGAGGCAGTATTCCAACATCGGACTCGGTGGGGTCCGAACAGATGCCGACTCTTTCTACGTGAATGAAGACTTGGCACGCAAGTTTTGCTGGAAGGTGGACGATATCCCAGATGGGGGCGGCGGGTTTTCAGACTTCCGGAAGCCTTTGGCTGTTCAGTGGGATGCAGATGTGGAGGAGGCAGTGGATGGAGTGAGATACATCGCTGAACACATGAAGACAGAAGACTACGATGAACGGGTGAGGAGATAAAGCCATggttaaaggaataaataagtgATGATGAGCAGGAAGAGATAGGATCAAAGGATGAAAGAAAGGGAAGACAGAATATATTATTGGGAAGAATGAGGGAAGAAAagaactttaaaaacagattatGGAGATGGATGATGACAAAGATGCAACAGGGAGGAATAAGGAGATTTGCACAAGAAATGAAGAGGTTATCAGGGCCAGATAAGACACGAAACATGCCATGTCTTAAATCATTCAGTGTTTGCTTTTGTTCTTCTGTGACATGTTTCCAACCTGTCAACCATCGAATTCTTTCTGAAAATATCAGATAACCTCAAAAAGCCCTCgtacaaacacaaactgactGACTAACCCCAGATTTGTGGCTCTGGGCTTCTAAACTTCCACCAAACTCCCACACTTAATAAATATTACAAACAAGATTTGCAGTTTTAATTGCTCATGGCGAATTCTTCATTAAAGCTGCCTCTCTTCCTTTCGACTGCAGTGCAGTTAAAATTATACCCTGATATGCATTTGATGTCCTAGAAGCTTCATAGACGCAGCAGCAGTTAATACAACACTGCTTCTAATCATTAATGCTAAGCTAAAAGAGTTAGCTCCTTGTTTTGGTTAAAAACGCAGTCACCGGCTGACTTTATGGTCTCCAGCTGACTTGTATTAAAACGAGAACCCAATAACAGTGGTCTTAAATGTGCACTTGATGGCTGCATATGATATTGTTCTAAAAGATTGAAGATAAAGCTAGATGTCCCAGGCAATAAGAAGCAATGGAAATAAAGTGGCAGCATTGTTCTTACATTGCAGTGGTTAGTCTTAGAATTATGCGTATGATAAGGGAAAATGTAATATCAATAACCCTGTCTGACTGCTTAGCTTACATGGTTGCtcgtatttttttcttttaatattacaAGAGACAATTTCAGAATTAGGACTAACCGATGTGTTTAGCAAACATGAGGCTGTCTCATGGTAATGTTGGCTGGGGCTGCTGCAGTTTAAACATTCAGGACAGAGCTTCTAACATTACGTTAAACTCTGACAGCAACCAGAACCGGCTTTCAGACAGTGGGGAAACAACACCTAGTTGATGTTGCTGTAACGggtcttttatattttacatcaaACTAAATCCAACTAAAGTTGTTTAGATGAGCGATTCTCGAGAAAGCTTCAAGCCTTGGACCTGGGAAGAAATGCTAGGTTACTACTGTGGGTAGGAAGCTATTTACTGTGCAGTTGCTAAGCTATCATTGGATGGTCACAGTTTGGGGGAAGGGTCTAGCAAACGATCAATTGTAAAATAGGTGGATTGTGAGCACACAAACCTTTAGAGACCCCTCACCGAACTCATGTTTTTCTTACCCAATGACTTAATATATGGTGTTTCCCTGAAGGTCTGTTCCTAAACGCACATGGGCCTATAGTTTATAGTCATGATTTGATCTGTGTCAATGACCTGTAATAGTCTAAACTGGTTGGTTTGGTTCCAGATCATTCAAGACTGGAAGTACGTAGCCATGGTGATAGACCGTCTGTTCCTGTGGATCTTCATCctggtgtgtgtggtgggaaCTCTGGGGCTCTTCATGCAGCCGCTGTTCCAAAGCTATAACACACCCAATGCTGATGACACAGAGTGAGTCAcatacacactgaaacacactttaatataCATCGCAACACACCTCTTACAGTAAGTTGGCAAAGATTGTCATTTAAttgtcaaaaatgtaaaaagaaagatACTGTTTTCTGTATACCTGACCCCATGCTTCTACACAAAGATGCTCaacatttgtattgtatttgatTTTAATTGGTAGCATGCCAAGTCACTTTGTATTTAAGCagtttttaagaatattttaatAAGTATTTAATAATTGTGAAGCCGTAAGAGAAAGCGTTATCTTCCTAAACTGGAGCTAAACTGCGTCAgagtcatagactgtatataagaagtggaggtagtcaccgtgacgtcacccattggtttgtggactgctgttttggagcctcgagttcggcgttttggtcatcgccatcttaGTATTTGGCCGTCGCCCTCTTGGTTTTTTGAAACccgaagtgacacgagaaggtggagctaagtacaaccgaacgctgaagtagacatttttaggcgaccaaaaaggttctaATTACCTTTCatcaactgaaaacacactgtgaaagggttaaagtttttaagacaaaaaaattgacaactctcagaccgcaCAACGCtatggtagcaacctgtcaatcacaaggtagccactctCTAAATCATACCccgctttatggtctatttgactctaaatgggaccataatttactaaatgaacatcaatctttattgaagaagacttgaaactagcgattgagaccataaactcatgtttacaatgtttactgaggtaataaatcaagtgagaagtaggctcattttctcatagacttctatactatCAGACCTCTTTATGCaactagaggagtcgccccctgctggctattagaaagaatgcaagtttaaggcacttccacattggcttcactcagACCCGCTGGCCACTGGTCAACTCCCAGCAAAGTGGATGAGATAATGGCGGGTTTTCAACCTTTATTGTTGCCTGATTGCTGATGCAGATTAATTGGTCCTTGGTTGTGATACAGTATGGTGGAATCATAAAACATCTTGTCATTTATGATAAATGATTGTTTATGGCAGCCTAAATCAGATGAAAAAGTGTTGATTATTGctttgacattttacagtttgttttcacCCTCTAACAATTTGCTGACAATTGCAGGAATTGATAAGAACCAGAATCAATGTGCAAAATCAGAAGTGATAATGTCTAaactatagagtgctacaggaatgagtcctaaaaccaggaaatgagttcgcattttagcacttccagttccctcgtctggaaatcAATGGGTCttttcaatgggtttttagttagacgcctgaaataaggtctgtggttaacacaagctgaagagattttaacgttttgttctatgacataaaatacattaataaataccccacttgtgaattttgaagcctttatgtgtcttaaaaaacaattggctaaatgagaccaaaacgtcatcacgccgactcgtccgcctttacagcctcattgtgtacacttgcgctcatgcgaccgtggtgtagtttcttcatagcctaacattagctttttacttctggcggttccatttacacttcaagaaatcatagaagtggtgttcatttgtggagattatcttgctgaacaaaatgtgtatcataagcgtgtgtttgccacagagcttattttcagcaacaatccaaaaatcaatggaaaaatccaattgttttttttgtcgagggaaccagggcaatgctaacttcctggttgacctacaAAAATACTTCAACCCTGTAGTAGTTATTTCTGGTCATGCTAACTAAAAAAATCTCTTCAAACATTTCCTGGGTGCTTTTTGCAGAATACAATATatctttgtttctctttctatttactattttgtgtttttcttttcataggTATGGAGATTTCTAGGATTTCTGTGACATGAGATAGAAAAACCGACGAATATTCATCTCTCGTTTAACTGTAACTTAGAAGCTGCACAGGTCTGGCTCTGATCGGTCTTTGCTGGTTGGATCTGATACCAGCCTAATCAATGCAGCCAGCTACATTGGTTGCGTTTGCAACAGTGGAACTCAAATAAAAAATCATACtgggacactttttttttttttttaaactgcatgGCTTCTATTTCTGATGGACTACGCCTCCATCCATGCTCCGCCATCATCACAGGCATGGCAATCTTGATTTACTTTTTATAACTCAAAATCTGTGCAACGTCTAACAAGATGACATTGTCATGGAGCCAAGATGGTGCCTGTGCACAGTTTCTGACACAACATACAAGACAGTTGCGGACTATTCTCCCAAGAACAACCACAAACCACAAAAAATGCTGGTaatttgttgtctttgtttcattttgGACTGTCTGTGCTGCGGATGGAACAGTTGGAGCTCTTATGTGAAATGGAGGCACAAAGGTTCATTACACATAACAGCGACTATAAGACCACCAGGTCTTCTCTCCTCAGCAGCACCACTGGTgtgaacaaaaagaagaagaaattatACCATTTGTTCTTGTTGGAACAGTACAATGGACCATAATTTCTCCTTTTTCAAACCAAGCTTTCTTGTAACAACGCAAGGACAACTTGTCCTATCCACTTTTTCTCTTCATGAAAATATTAATGCATCATCTCTCTTGCTATGTCCTTTTCCATGTTCTGCTTCAGAGCTTTGTGCCTCATATCCAGCATCCACCTCCCAAGCACTGTTGTAATCCTTAATGCATTGTCTTATTTTGAAGAATGTGTATTCTCTTcttgctttctctctcacatGTTTGGTTATTCTCCCATTTTATCTCTTTTGTGTTCCATATCATATCACACACAGTGTTAAGAATAAATATGACACTGACTGTACTGTATTACATGTTGAATAAAAAGCTCTGTATTTTATGTGTTTGGCCAGTGCTGTTCCCTCAGTCACATGTTCTCCATGGTTTCTTCCTCACATCTTGTCTCTTTATtacttaaggccctgacacattgacattcagcatgttgaatcggtggcggagctcgtcagtgagagaaatccgtctgattggctgttcagcttaagcgaatcagtgcacgaaaagagaaatggaagtgaagaaagcaagccaatgagtaaagtcaagaggacacacacagaaggctcttgtcattcttcattttcatctcatctcatcattctaatacacagatattttcacatatACATGGCCAACTGGAATGAAGCTACagtaagtggtgagtgagagtggagtttcatgtacgtatcataaccatatatccgccgtcctctgtcttccggtttccctttttgaatgacgaatacagacagagttatttcatctcacgcagacgcagaacgtacgtggtagttggccgtcggctgtagtctttgcggtgtgttcgagtgcaaccttttggccaagacaaaggcgacgtgaggcgattCAACGCTCGGCCTTCGTTGTCGCTAGTTCGTTGATGTTgagttggtgtgtctgggcctttaaagGACCTGACCCACCAGGTGATTTGTTACTAGGGCAATCAAAGTTAACTCGATAATAACGCAtttgcacaaattaattttaacagtactaatttctttaacacattaacgcaaattgcgattttttatgttgtagcgggctcagttttaaagctagaatgaagatactggcatcatatgaaactagaaaaccatgtcatactagtttgccGTGAAGGAGGATATATAACGCTCTGAACTTATGTTAAATTTTGATGAAGAAAagctggcatggtcatttttaaaggggtaccttgacctctgacttcaagaaaTGTGGACGAAATGGGTTCTAAAATttataaactaaatattttataattcacaaaaaattatgaaataacATCAATTATAGcgttactaataattagtaaactttattaattatttcattgtttgttaacagtaaaatattaaCTAAGTTTGATTaattatcaatttaccatttataaatgatggttattaaaAAGTGTTaccattatatttatatatttttttcatacattattTTGTCGTCacagaatttttttaaaaatatattttttttaaatttaattttatattttgcaCACCCTTTTTGACATAGAGCATCATTTTACAAGATCAGAATCTTTTAGACCTTGCCCTCATGTTACACCCAAAGGCGAGTCTATGTGCTATATAGCACACAATTCAGCTGTCTGGCCAGACTCACTCTGAGCTGAACACTGACAGCAGGAGCTCTGCACTTGAGGGTAAATATAGTTGAACCACTCTCTCagtaagagagaggaggggagaaacTATTAGTGGAAGAGAAATCATTTTATTGCTTTTGTGGACGGGATAACTGACATTGTTAAAAGACTCGGCTGAGTCCTGACAGGACGGGATAAAAGGAGGTGCTCAGTACTCAGAAGGGGGCAGACGGGGTTGGCAGAAAGCAGCACaagtatttttatacttttcaaAAGTCGGTATAATGACACTAATGTGTCATGTGCTTTATCTGGATGacctcaaatacatttttaactttttcccaAACTTGTTTTCATCATGTGTTGATCAAACAGCATCGGCAGACAagcagttgtgtgtgttttgcgcGTGTGTGTGAGGTCTTGTGAAGAATGTATGTGTTGCTTTGAAGTACATATCCAGACAGCATGCATTTGTcctgtttaaaaatgtattaacgTTGGTCTGCATTACTGGTGAGTTAAAATGAGCCACAGGAACAATGTATggatatgtttttgttttgcgagagtgcgcacacacacacacacacacacacacaaaacccccTTTTAAGCCTTTCCACTGGTCAGTGGATCTATATCTGAAGTGGAAAGAAGGTTGAATCCACATGCAGGGTCACATCCTGTTAATGGACATTCTGGTTATTATGTGTCTATGTGTGCGTACGAGAAAGCATCCTTCCTCAGTCTGACAGAAGGGGAAATGTGCTCGACAGCACTAATGCGCTTTTCTTCCATtggaggcgtgtgtgtgtgtgtgtgtccgtgtatTTGCGAGTGCATGTGCCCAAATTTGTGAAGTCCATCTGCCAACGAAAAGGTGATATCAGGTGAAAATAACATCACCCTCCAACTGTCAGCAGCCTCCGAAGACAGAGCACACtgttactttttatgtactacTGCTGAatgaacacgcacacacataataCACTATGATTTAACTGGCCCAAATCCTTTATCTCAGCAAAAGTGAAGCACTGATTCCTGAAGTCAGCACATCAGCAAAAATACTGTGAGCCTCTGCTGCGGTGGACAGCTATCGACAAAACGCATATTTACTGTGCCCCATCtggtttgcgtgtgtgtgtgtgggtggctgATATTTACCAGGTGTCCCACCCTATCAATATGAGGTCGACTGGAGCATAAAGGTGACAGATGTGACGTTAGTGTGTCTGGCAGAAAGGCAGAAGAGGTCAGAGCAGGCCAGCTGTCATACTGTAGTATTACATTGTTTAATGTAATGTTGTGTGCAACTTAGCCAATACATCAGAAACACATTACCAAGCTGGCCCTTGGATTATCATAGGCTATTTTATCCATGAGTACGAcaaaaaaggtaacaaaatatGCAAGTAAATCTGTAACTACATATTTTTCACaagaaaatgtgttaaaatcatATGTGCAATTCATATAAGGAGAATACTGTTGGCTGTAAATGCTTGATTGCCATTCTGTATTGCTGTAAGTCGGAAAACAGTAAGAATTTATGAATGCCTTTAAAACTCACTCGTAAAGAAATGAGGCTTGCAAATCAGTCACTTAAACAATGCAAATCATTATTTAgtatatatttgtaaaatatgagCAATAGTTTAACACTGTGATTCCCAACCAGGAGTAATTGTAACCTTACCCCAGCGTGTACCTCTGTGCAACGATTGTGGAATAGCTCAACAAAGGAAAATGATAGAGGAATTATGATTTGATTAAACAAATGTATAGAATAAACAGGTTCCTCTATggcctccggtgctcctaataacatctgcaagatttcaacgtgcccaaaggaaaacaaccaatcagagcagaggatTCTCTAATGCAGCTGTAaatctaaacagtacactgaaatatgattctgaaaacatttgaggagagaaataagcattacagtaactgaatcttgattcatatttaatcagcgctgcctagtttgaccgtttgatcagagtttgacTTTCACGGTGATattttgcaaatgccattaagagcacaggaggacacagagggtcGTGATTTttccacagattatctgtctcatgcactacttgTCAGGATatatgacagttttataaaaataactttgtattatatttgctcaaagttaccaactgcagctttaagtgttaTGTGCGAaactaacaacaacaataagctAACTTGAGTCACTGCATTAATTTCTCTTCCTACTGTGACTCTGATTTCTGAATGGTGTCACCGTTTTTCACAGAGCAGCACTTTTCCAGGACACTGCTTTTTAACTgatctctctccatcactcctTCCCCTTGTACACTCGCCCATCTGATCTCTGCTGCAGCATTAATTTAAGTGAACCCAGCTTTtcagatcagcagtttttgtccaacacacacatgtaggctACGCACTGAGCCTTTTATCCATTTGTTAAGGTACAGTAGCTGTGGTGACTGAAGTGCATTTGCCACTTTGTCAATGGCTATATCTCCCGGTGAATATCCAGCATGCTGTCACGCAATAACGCAAACTGCTTTCAAATTCCAATGATTAGCTCTGTGGAAAATAAAGCACTGGTATAA
Proteins encoded:
- the chrnb5a gene encoding neuronal acetylcholine receptor subunit beta-2 produces the protein MTANSVLLLFILSLTSSRAENAEERLVNYLLGPERYNKLIRPAVNKSQQVTISIQVSLSQLISVNEREQIMTTNLWLFQEWNDYRLRWDPEKYEGIKKLRIPSKHIWLPDIVLYNNADGVYEVSFYCNAVVSNTGDIFWLPPAIYKSACAIEVQNFPFDQQNCTLKFRSWTYDYTEVDLILTSDFASRDDFTPSGEWDIVSLPARKNEDPHDITYLDITYDFVIKRKPLFYTINLIIPCVLITSLAILVFYLPSDCGEKMTLCISVLLALTVFLLLISKIVPPTSLAVPLIGKYLMFTMVLVTFATVTSVCVLNVHHRSPSTHHMPDWVKRFFLVRLPTFLFMRRPGSSNVHDKLRRKYANRSTVGKNNSQSGTGKRQYSNIGLGGVRTDADSFYVNEDLARKFCWKVDDIPDGGGGFSDFRKPLAVQWDADVEEAVDGVRYIAEHMKTEDYDERIIQDWKYVAMVIDRLFLWIFILVCVVGTLGLFMQPLFQSYNTPNADDTEYGDF